One genomic window of Methanosalsum zhilinae DSM 4017 includes the following:
- a CDS encoding NAD+ synthase: MDMEFARNMIVDFIRSNIEDSGLGGAVVGVSGGIDSALTTYLTAEAIGSKKVLGIHMPQMGITPAEDVLDAEEIADSTGIEFKVIDVNPILNTYIDSLNREGQETSSLVEGNLKARIRMSILYYYANTLNRMVIGTGNRTELMLGYYTKYGDGGVDIEPIGDLYKTEVRELSHLIGISENIVSKVPSAGLWKGQTDEEELGLSYEIIDRILEMLDRGCSVDDAGKTLNVSDERIDSIIGRIDANRHKLQPPRICRLKDVRRPDI; this comes from the coding sequence ATGGATATGGAATTTGCTAGAAACATGATTGTGGATTTTATCAGATCCAATATAGAAGACTCTGGACTGGGTGGTGCGGTAGTTGGAGTCAGCGGGGGTATAGATTCTGCACTTACCACTTATCTTACAGCTGAAGCCATTGGAAGTAAAAAGGTTCTTGGCATTCATATGCCTCAGATGGGTATTACGCCTGCTGAGGATGTACTGGATGCAGAAGAGATTGCAGACAGTACCGGTATTGAGTTCAAAGTGATTGATGTAAATCCTATACTTAATACATATATTGATTCACTTAACAGGGAAGGTCAGGAAACATCATCTCTCGTGGAAGGTAATCTGAAAGCAAGGATCAGGATGTCCATCCTCTATTATTATGCAAACACTTTAAATCGAATGGTGATTGGTACAGGCAACCGCACAGAACTGATGCTTGGATACTATACCAAGTATGGGGACGGGGGTGTTGATATTGAGCCAATTGGTGATCTGTACAAAACAGAGGTAAGGGAACTTTCACATTTGATTGGCATATCTGAGAATATAGTTTCCAAGGTTCCTTCTGCAGGTCTATGGAAGGGCCAGACTGATGAAGAAGAACTGGGTCTATCCTATGAAATAATTGATCGGATTCTTGAAATGCTGGATAGGGGCTGCAGTGTGGATGATGCAGGGAAGACTCTGAACGTTTCAGATGAGAGGATTGATTCAATAATTGGGCGAATTGATGCAAACAGGCATAAATTGCAACCTCCAAGAATATGCCGGTTAAAAGATGTTAGAAGGCCAGATATCTGA
- a CDS encoding tRNA(Ile)(2)-agmatinylcytidine synthase: MIIGIDDTDSRDGMCTTYLCSLLSEELERYGKITDDLLLIRLNPTVPYKTRGNAAVAIAIDTDAPDMVKKHVTERVRTLACLENDTTNPGIVFVSDEMSELSRNPLGLFFKKAVKEIITVNEAEELIRKLNLQSKGFKNRRGLIGALAACGAMLNSGWDHTYEYITYRKQEKWGSPRMVDSSSIFSADKKTYPMTWDNVDILNQQVVCVPRSPDPVLYGIRGSVQEEVIRCASMIRSEPFERSALYKTNQGTDMHIIQEDSISQMQDMHSYSLMCTVISVPETIQGGHVIFSVSDKHDHELKCAAYEPTKNFRELVRELIPGDVIRIYGSMINGTLNTEKLEIISMIQTYEYKNPACPVCHKSMESAGKGQGYRCRKCRTQAESKIQVEICRNIHPGLYEVPPCARRHLAKPLIRDKNSSLSLFPSR; encoded by the coding sequence ATGATTATCGGAATTGACGATACGGATTCAAGGGACGGAATGTGCACCACCTATCTGTGTTCCCTTCTATCAGAAGAGCTGGAAAGGTACGGAAAAATCACTGATGATCTACTCCTTATCAGGCTCAATCCAACCGTACCCTATAAAACACGGGGAAATGCGGCAGTGGCCATTGCAATCGATACCGATGCGCCTGATATGGTCAAAAAACATGTAACTGAGCGTGTCAGAACCCTTGCCTGTCTGGAAAATGATACAACAAATCCAGGAATTGTTTTTGTTAGCGATGAAATGTCTGAGCTCTCACGAAACCCACTGGGTCTCTTTTTCAAAAAAGCAGTAAAGGAGATCATTACAGTAAATGAAGCAGAGGAGCTTATCAGAAAATTGAATCTTCAATCAAAGGGATTTAAAAACAGAAGAGGCCTTATAGGAGCACTTGCAGCATGCGGAGCAATGCTGAACAGTGGATGGGATCATACCTATGAATACATAACATACCGTAAACAGGAAAAATGGGGATCACCCAGAATGGTGGACAGCTCCAGCATATTCAGCGCTGACAAAAAAACATATCCCATGACCTGGGATAATGTAGATATTTTAAATCAGCAGGTGGTCTGTGTACCCAGATCACCGGACCCGGTCCTTTACGGGATCAGGGGATCCGTTCAGGAGGAGGTAATCCGGTGTGCCTCAATGATACGATCAGAGCCTTTTGAAAGGAGTGCACTGTACAAAACCAACCAGGGTACAGATATGCATATCATTCAGGAGGACAGTATCAGCCAGATGCAGGACATGCATTCATATAGTCTCATGTGTACGGTGATAAGTGTGCCTGAGACCATACAGGGAGGGCACGTCATATTCTCAGTCAGCGATAAGCATGACCATGAACTGAAATGTGCTGCCTATGAGCCAACAAAGAATTTCAGGGAACTGGTTAGAGAACTTATTCCCGGAGATGTTATTCGAATATATGGAAGTATGATCAATGGCACACTGAATACAGAAAAGCTTGAGATCATTTCTATGATACAGACATATGAATACAAAAACCCTGCATGTCCCGTATGTCATAAAAGCATGGAGTCCGCAGGCAAAGGACAGGGTTATCGCTGTAGAAAGTGCCGCACACAGGCAGAATCAAAAATACAGGTTGAGATCTGTAGAAATATACATCCCGGATTATATGAGGTCCCGCCATGTGCCCGAAGGCACCTGGCAAAACCGCTCATAAGAGATAAAAACAGCAGCCTGAGTTTATTTCCCAGCAGGTAA
- a CDS encoding transcriptional regulator, whose protein sequence is MTKEILIHQVVDVLNHAGFLVSDRCNIRPRCFDLAARQDDILLFCKVLYNIDGLNEETAREIKLLSSYLNGSPLIIGAKTRNQMLEDSVVYMRYDVPAMNVETLYDYLIEGIPPVVSAAPGGLYVSIDGDVLKQARNEISMSLGALASRLGVSRRTISKYEDGGMAASIEVVLQLEEILDVALARSIDFIKSFDDNPSSTDMDDENIQHPAPPKDSVLEILHSMGYNVLSTSQAPFKAVSKNDSNVMLTGVSEYSSAMIKRAHLMSNISTITETRSVFIINGQIKSESVESTVLIEKDELNKISGPEELVTLIENRTNYHTCE, encoded by the coding sequence ATGACAAAAGAGATCCTCATACATCAGGTAGTTGATGTACTGAACCATGCAGGCTTTCTTGTGTCTGATCGCTGCAATATAAGGCCAAGGTGTTTTGACCTTGCTGCCCGGCAGGATGACATATTACTCTTTTGCAAGGTATTATACAATATTGATGGTCTGAATGAAGAAACTGCCAGGGAGATAAAATTACTTTCCAGTTATCTTAACGGCTCTCCTCTGATTATAGGTGCAAAGACCAGAAATCAGATGCTTGAAGACAGTGTAGTGTACATGAGATACGATGTGCCTGCAATGAATGTAGAGACATTATATGATTATCTGATCGAAGGAATTCCACCTGTTGTGTCTGCAGCGCCTGGTGGGCTTTATGTATCCATTGATGGGGACGTACTGAAACAAGCCAGAAATGAAATTTCCATGTCATTGGGTGCACTTGCATCCAGACTGGGAGTATCAAGGCGTACCATCAGTAAGTATGAGGATGGTGGAATGGCTGCTTCAATTGAGGTTGTACTGCAGCTTGAAGAGATACTGGATGTAGCACTGGCAAGATCTATTGATTTTATAAAATCTTTTGATGATAATCCATCCAGCACCGATATGGATGATGAGAATATTCAGCATCCTGCACCTCCAAAGGATAGTGTTCTTGAAATATTGCATTCCATGGGCTATAATGTACTCTCCACATCTCAGGCTCCTTTCAAGGCAGTATCAAAGAACGATTCCAATGTCATGCTCACAGGGGTCAGTGAATACAGCAGTGCTATGATAAAGCGAGCTCATCTGATGAGCAATATTTCTACCATAACAGAGACACGCTCAGTTTTCATAATCAATGGCCAGATAAAATCAGAATCTGTTGAGAGTACGGTTCTGATAGAAAAGGATGAACTGAATAAAATATCCGGACCTGAAGAACTGGTAACACTGATCGAGAACAGGACAAATTACCATACCTGTGAATAA
- the purN gene encoding phosphoribosylglycinamide formyltransferase — MTCNIAVLVSGRGSNLQSIIDNIESGYIRNASINVVVSDVHDAYALERARDRAIDAIFINPSEHGSKKDYEKYLIGILEEYSIDLILLAGYMRLLGNSFIRRYKNRIMNIHPSLLPSFKGLDAQKQALEYGVKVSGCTVHFVDEGMDSGPIILQQSVRVLENDTVESLSERILEQEHVIYPEAVKLFVEGKLKVQGRIVLTRNYERPVK, encoded by the coding sequence ATGACGTGTAATATTGCAGTTCTGGTATCAGGAAGAGGTTCAAATCTTCAATCTATTATTGACAATATTGAATCCGGTTATATCAGGAATGCCAGTATAAATGTGGTTGTCAGTGATGTTCATGATGCATATGCTCTGGAGCGTGCCAGAGATCGTGCAATAGATGCCATATTTATCAATCCTTCAGAACATGGATCAAAAAAGGATTATGAGAAATATCTTATTGGTATTCTTGAGGAATATAGCATTGATCTGATTCTCCTTGCTGGCTATATGCGTCTTCTTGGAAATTCATTTATCCGAAGATACAAGAACCGAATAATGAACATCCATCCATCTCTGCTGCCATCTTTCAAGGGCCTGGATGCACAAAAACAGGCACTGGAATATGGTGTAAAGGTCAGTGGATGTACTGTGCATTTTGTTGATGAAGGAATGGATTCTGGACCCATAATACTGCAGCAGAGTGTCAGGGTACTTGAAAATGATACTGTTGAGTCTCTTTCTGAAAGGATCCTTGAACAGGAACACGTTATCTACCCGGAAGCTGTAAAACTATTTGTTGAGGGTAAACTTAAAGTGCAAGGTCGAATTGTACTAACCCGAAATTATGAAAGACCAGTTAAATAA
- the glyA gene encoding serine hydroxymethyltransferase translates to MSYISDIDPEICEVLELELQRQDEKLNLIASENYASRAVMEVQGSVMTNKYAEGYSGKRYYGGCEYVDLAEDLAIKRAKALFGAEHVNVQPHSGSGSNMAVYFSMLEPGDTILSMDLTHGGHLSHGSPVNFAGKLYNVIPYGVDRETETLNYEELMELARKHKPRMIVCGASAYTAEIDFKKFREIADEVDAYLLADIAHIAGLVAAGVHQSPIPYADFVTTTTHKTLRGPRGGMVMCRQEYGKDIDKSIFPGIQGGPLMHVIAAKAVAFKEAQGSKFKKDQEQTVKNARILSDDLVERGFHLVSGGTQNHMMLINLNNRDITGKEAEAAFCKAGIVLNKNTVPFETRSPFVTSGIRIGTPAATTRGMKDSEMLQIADFIDQTIANVDDDSALGMICEDVKELCHRYPIYK, encoded by the coding sequence ATGTCTTATATTTCAGATATTGATCCGGAAATCTGTGAGGTCCTGGAACTTGAACTGCAACGTCAGGATGAAAAACTTAACCTGATAGCTTCAGAGAACTATGCAAGCCGTGCTGTTATGGAAGTTCAGGGTTCCGTAATGACAAACAAATATGCAGAAGGTTATTCCGGGAAAAGGTATTATGGCGGATGTGAGTATGTGGATCTAGCCGAAGATCTGGCAATCAAGAGAGCAAAGGCGCTGTTTGGGGCAGAGCATGTAAATGTCCAGCCCCATTCGGGTTCTGGATCTAATATGGCAGTCTATTTTTCAATGTTAGAACCCGGAGACACTATCCTGTCAATGGACCTGACACATGGAGGGCACCTCTCTCATGGAAGTCCGGTCAACTTTGCAGGAAAGCTGTATAATGTGATTCCTTACGGAGTTGACAGGGAAACAGAGACCCTGAACTATGAAGAACTGATGGAGCTTGCCAGAAAGCACAAACCCAGAATGATCGTATGCGGTGCATCTGCATATACTGCAGAAATCGATTTTAAGAAGTTCAGGGAAATTGCAGATGAAGTTGATGCATACCTTCTGGCAGATATTGCACATATTGCAGGTCTGGTCGCAGCAGGAGTGCATCAGAGTCCCATCCCATACGCTGATTTTGTGACCACAACCACTCATAAGACACTGCGCGGGCCAAGAGGAGGAATGGTCATGTGCAGGCAGGAATATGGAAAGGATATCGATAAATCCATATTTCCGGGAATCCAGGGTGGTCCTCTGATGCATGTGATTGCTGCAAAAGCAGTGGCATTTAAGGAAGCACAGGGCTCAAAATTTAAGAAGGATCAGGAGCAAACAGTAAAGAATGCCAGAATTCTGAGTGATGATCTTGTTGAGAGAGGATTTCATCTTGTTTCCGGTGGTACCCAGAATCATATGATGCTCATCAACCTGAATAATCGCGATATTACTGGAAAGGAAGCTGAGGCTGCTTTCTGCAAGGCAGGTATTGTGCTGAACAAGAATACGGTTCCCTTTGAGACCAGAAGTCCGTTTGTTACAAGCGGTATCCGAATAGGGACTCCGGCTGCAACTACAAGAGGAATGAAAGATTCCGAGATGCTGCAGATTGCAGATTTTATTGATCAGACAATTGCAAATGTTGATGATGATTCTGCACTTGGGATGATCTGTGAGGATGTAAAGGAGCTGTGCCACAGGTATCCTATCTATAAGTGA